One Salvia splendens isolate huo1 chromosome 12, SspV2, whole genome shotgun sequence genomic window carries:
- the LOC121757961 gene encoding patatin-like protein 2, producing the protein MEKSSIFHQLRLPQKHQRYVTVLSIDGGGIKGILPAVILERLESQLQELDGKEARIADYFDVIAGTSTGGLVTAMLTAPDENNRPLYAAKDIKPFYLDNCPMIFPQKHSLFPFVKLLKSLKGPLYDGKHLHKVLRDELRDRKLSDAITNVIIPAFDIKLLQPVIFSTYEARKSALANAKLSDICISTSAAPTFLPGHKFTTRDGKGNSRKYNLIDGGVAANNPALIAIAEVTKQMFDSNVDFFHTRPVDYPRLLTISLGTGAASIDDKRYSVKKAKKWGILNWLSYKGTTPMVEIFTQAGADMVDFHISQIFQALSSQHNYLRIQNDTLNGVQNSVDVATQDNLGDLVTLANEMLSRPVSRVNLRSGLAEPVPDGGTNEQALRRFANILSNERKLRLWSNNAEKKREVETRQPFQNPLNSLVDFARSVTDETKHVLAKHAQILRPSSQCRITSNPIEKLNGELSSVGKKLMLKSTIHAPTPFFPSHRQVFCRISMS; encoded by the exons ATGGAGAAAAGTTCAATTTTCCATCAACTTCGGCTGCCCCAAAAGCACCAGAGATATGTGACCGTGCTGAGCATCGACGGCGGCGGTATTAAAGGTATCCTCCCCGCCGTTATCCTCGAGCGCCTTGAGTCGCAGCTGCAGGAATTAGACGGCAAGGAAGCGAGAATAGCAGACTACTTTGACGTGATAGCCGGGACGAGCACGGGCGGCCTAGTCACGGCCATGCTCACAGCCCCGGACGAAAACAACCGCCCGCTTTACGCTGCCAAAGACATCAAGCCTTTCTACTTGGACAACTGCCCCATGATATTTCCTCAGAAACA TTCGTTATTTCCGTTTGTGAAGTTGCTGAAATCGTTAAAGGGGCCGTTATATGACGGGAAGCACCTTCATAAGGTGTTGAGGGACGAGTTGAGAGACCGAAAGTTGAGCGATGCCATCACCAATGTTATTATTCCAGCGTTCGACATCAAGCTTCTGCAGCCGGTTATCTTCTCCACATATGag GCAAGAAAATCGGCACTAGCAAATGCAAAACTTTCAGACATATGCATAAGCACATCCGCAGCTCCTACATTTCTCCCCGGCCACAAATTCACCACCCGCGACGGCAAAGGCAACTCTAGAAAATATAATCTCATTGATGGTGGCGTCGCTGCAAACAATCCG GCTCTGATAGCCATAGCAGAAGTGACGAAGCAGATGTTCGACAGCAACGTAGACTTCTTCCACACGAGGCCAGTCGACTATCCTCGTCTTCTGACCATATCTCTAGGCACGGGAGCAGCGAGCATAGACGACAAGAGATACAGCGTGAAGAAGGCTAAGAAATGGGGCATTCTTAATTGGCTTTCATACAAGGGCACTACGCCCATGGTCGAGATCTTCACCCAAGCAGGTGCTGATATGGTCGACTTTCACATTTCTCAGATTTTTCAAGCTCTTTCCTCTCAACATAACTATCTCAGAATCCAG aaCGATACCTTAAATGGGGTTCAAAATTCAGTGGATGTTGCAACACAAGATAACTTAGGTGACCTTGTCACACTTGCTAATGAAATGCTGTCTAGACCGGTTTCAAGGGTCAATTTGCGGTCCGGTCTAGCTGAACCGGTCCCAGATGGTGGAACCAATGAACAGGCTCTAAGAAG GTTTGCAAATATATTGTCGAATGAACGGAAGCTTCGGCTGTGGAGCAATAATGCTGAAAAGAAGAGAGAGGTCGAGACGAGGCAGCCGTTCCAAAATCCATTGAACAGTTTGGTTGATTTTGCACGATCGGTGACGGATGAGACCAAACATGTACTAGCAAAGCATGCTCAAATTTTGAGACCAAGCTCCCAATGTAGGATCACTTCAAATCCAATCGAAAAGTTGAATGGAGAACTTAGTTCAGTGGGGAAGAAGCTGATGTTGAAATCAACAATTCATGCACCCACTCCTTTTTTCCCTTCCCATCGCCAAGTCTTTTGTAGAATATCCATGTCTTGA